In Acidimicrobiales bacterium, the DNA window GCAGGTCGGACCGGGCCGCCGTCTGGCCGATCTGCAGGTGGTGCCCCGGCACGCCCTCGTGGAACACGGTGGTGACCTCGCGCCACGTCGAGAACGCGTCGATCCCCGCCGGCACCGCCCACCACATGCGGCCCGGTCGGGAGAAGTCCTCGCTGGGGCCGGTGTAGTAGATGCCTCCGTCGCTGGTGGGGGCGATGCAGCACTCCATGTGCCGGACCGGCTCGGGGATGTCGAAGTGGGTGCCGTGCAGCTCGGCGATCGTGCGGTCGGTGAGGGCCTGCATCCAGTCGCGGAACGCCTCCTTCCCGGCGATCCGGCGGCCCGGGTCGCCGTCGAGGGCCGCGACCCCGTCGTCGATCGAGGCGCCGTTGCCGGCGATCTGCGACGACACCGCCCGCATCTCCTCCTCCAGGCGGTGCAGCTCCTCGAAGCCCCAGGCGTAGGTCTCGTCGAGGTCGACCGCCGCGCCCAGGAAGTAGCGCGACGCCAGCGCGTAGCGCTCCCGCCCGGCGGCCTGGTTGGTGCGCCCCCGGGACGCCAGCTCCTCGTGCAGGAACCGGCCCATCTCCCGGGTGGCCGCGGTGGCCGCTTCGGCGGCACCGTCGAGCGTGGTGCGCAGGGCGCCCTCGGCGGAGAGGCCGGCGGCCAGCGAGCGGTAGAAGTCGTCGCCCGCGGGGTCGGCCCAGGTGTCGAACTGCTTGGCGACCGCCACGATCTGCACGTCGGCGCTGACGTGCCCGGCGTCGGCGGCGGCCGCCAGCGTGCGCTTGTACTCCTCCACCAGCCGGGGGATCTCGCCCAGGCGGGCGGCGATGTTGGCGACCGCCTCCTCGCCCTCGGTGGGCATGAGGTCGAACACGCCGCGGGCGTCATGGAGGCCGCCCGCGATCACGTTGACCTCGCTGGTGATCTCGCCGGCGTCGTAGCGCTCCATCCACAGGCCCAGGCGTTCCTGCATGGCCGCCCGGGCGACCCGTTCCGACGGGGCCGACGGATCGAGGGTGGCGA includes these proteins:
- a CDS encoding DUF885 domain-containing protein — translated: MAQIDDLANRYVDEWAALSPIDATFAGVAGHDDRLDDLSPEGYAAKADLQRRTLATLATLDPSAPSERVARAAMQERLGLWMERYDAGEITSEVNVIAGGLHDARGVFDLMPTEGEEAVANIAARLGEIPRLVEEYKRTLAAAADAGHVSADVQIVAVAKQFDTWADPAGDDFYRSLAAGLSAEGALRTTLDGAAEAATAATREMGRFLHEELASRGRTNQAAGRERYALASRYFLGAAVDLDETYAWGFEELHRLEEEMRAVSSQIAGNGASIDDGVAALDGDPGRRIAGKEAFRDWMQALTDRTIAELHGTHFDIPEPVRHMECCIAPTSDGGIYYTGPSEDFSRPGRMWWAVPAGIDAFSTWREVTTVFHEGVPGHHLQIGQTAARSDLLNRWQRLMCFCSGHAEGWALYAERLMDDLGYLDDPGEKLGMLDAQAFRAGRVIVDIGMHLELEIPVGNPFGFHPGERWTPELGYEFMRAHCRIADASLRFEVNRYLGWPGQAPSYKVGERIFLEARDDARRRKGADFDLKAFHRAALDLGALGLDPFREALAQL